The DNA region GCTGATCGACCTGCCCCGTTTCAAGGGCGACAACCTCGACCCGCAGCGCAGCGGCGGGGACCTGTGTGTGCAGGCGTGCGCGGACGATCCGCAGGTCGCGGTCCACGCGATCCGCAACCTGGCCCGGATCGGGATGGGGACGGTCAACATCCGCTGGTCGCAGCTGGGGTTCGGCAAGACGTCCTCCACGACGCCCGACGCCCAGACGCCGCGCAACATGATGGGTTTCAAGGACGGTACCCGCAACATCGCGGGTAGCGACACCGCCCGGCTGGCGCGGGACGTGTGGGTGGCGCCGGGTGAGGGTCCGGAGTGGATGACCGGTGGCTCCTATCTCGTCGCGCGTCGGATCCGGATGCACGTCGAGACGTGGGACCGGACGTCGCTGAAGGAGCAGGAGGACGTGTTCGGCCGTACCAAGGGCGAGGGCGCGGCCTACGGCAGGACCCGGGAGCACGACGACCCGGACCTCGCCGCGATGCCCGCGGACGCGCATGTGCGCCTGGCCCACCCGGACTCCAACGGCGGGCGGATGATCCTGCGCCGCGGGTTCTCCTTCACCGACGGCACCGACGGCCTGGGCCGCCTGGACGCGGGCCTGTTCTTCCTGGCCTACCAGCGCGACAGCCGCACCGGTTTCGTCCCGCTCCAGCAGCGTCTGGCCGCGTCCGACGCGCTCAACGAGTACATCCAGCACGTCGGTTCGGCGCACTTCGCCTGCCCGGCGGGTATCCGCAAGCCCGGCGAGTGGTGGGGCCAGGCC from Kitasatospora sp. NBC_00458 includes:
- the efeB gene encoding iron uptake transporter deferrochelatase/peroxidase subunit; protein product: MDAEQEQQDAASDVAADVASDVASDVALDVAGVGGGGFSRRVVIGWAGAGVALGAAGVGSVAAATRRDDPVPGAPAAVGGDVPFYGEHQSGIATPVQDRLHFAAFDVSASATRESLARMLKEWTRAAAAMTGGREVGSGAASGLPEAPPDDTGEALGLPASRLTLTIGFGPTLFDKDGTDRFGLKAKRPEALIDLPRFKGDNLDPQRSGGDLCVQACADDPQVAVHAIRNLARIGMGTVNIRWSQLGFGKTSSTTPDAQTPRNMMGFKDGTRNIAGSDTARLARDVWVAPGEGPEWMTGGSYLVARRIRMHVETWDRTSLKEQEDVFGRTKGEGAAYGRTREHDDPDLAAMPADAHVRLAHPDSNGGRMILRRGFSFTDGTDGLGRLDAGLFFLAYQRDSRTGFVPLQQRLAASDALNEYIQHVGSAHFACPAGIRKPGEWWGQALFG